One part of the Neoarius graeffei isolate fNeoGra1 chromosome 2, fNeoGra1.pri, whole genome shotgun sequence genome encodes these proteins:
- the dtnba gene encoding dystrobrevin, beta a isoform X3, whose product MIEDGGRRGRTMADKRQIFTEMTQNFDSIRLSTYRTACKLRFVQKKCNLHLVDVWNMIEAYRDNGLNTLEHSTELSVSRLETIVSSIFYQLNKRLPTTYQINVQQSISLLLNFLLAAHDSEGQGSVTVFSIKVMLAILCGGKIVDKLRYIFSQISDSHGAMTLSKFDLFLVEVLKLPSAVFEGPSFGYTQHFAHSCFPQQKKVMLNTFLDTMMADPPPQCLVWLPLMHRLANVENVFHPVSCSFCRSESMVGFRYRCQQCFNYQLCQTCFWRGHASGNHSNQHQMKEHSSWKSPAKKLGRAISKSFGCVPSREPTHPIYPEDPERTLDLSNIVPPRPVPNNLIVSAPPPSVSPTSNQRVQGVSAAQRLNEEHTLIAAYVNKLQSSPRSLDSPSRMDEEHKLIARYTARLALDPCNNARSPQLDFDSNKHQRRLIAELENKNREILQEIQRLRLEHEQVSQPSPEKAQHNPTLLAELRLLRQRKDELEQRMSALQESRRELMVQLEGLMKLLKEEEQKQAAQAAGTPQSSPSHAACRPIPMPVRSTGSTPTHTGHTPSHMVQDSLAGVGGDVREAFAHGARRNLRNDLLVAADSITNTMSSLVKELHTEEDGAREDERLRNGKDRGAAVGQVRAITQQTPPRETKRSVHTPLSS is encoded by the exons atGATTGAAGACGGAGGGAGGAGAGGAAGGACAATGGCCGACAAGAGGCAGATCTTCACAGAGATGA CGCAGAATTTCGACTCCATCCGGCTCTCCACGTATCGCACAGCCTGCAAACTCCGCTTCGTCCAGAAGAAATGCAACC TGCACCTGGTGGACGTGTGGAACATGATCGAGGCGTATCGGGACAACGGCCTGAACACGTTGGAGCACAGCACCGAGCTGAGCGTGTCTCGGCTGGAGACTATCGTCTCGTCCATCTTCTACCAGCTCAACAAGCGTCTGCCCACCACCTACCAGATCAACGTCCAGCAGAGCATCAGCCTGCTGCTCAACTTCCTGCTGGCTGCGCATGACAG tGAGGGTCAGGGGAGCGTGACAGTGTTCTCCATTAAGGTCATGCTGGCGATACTGTGTGGAGGGAAGATCGTGGATAAACTGCGCT ATATTTTCTCTCAGATCTCCGACTCTCACGGAGCGATGACTCTCTCCAAGTTCGACCTCTTCCTGGTGGAGGTGCTTAAACTGCCGTCCGCTGTGTTCGAGGGTCCGTCCTTCGGTTACACACAACATTTCGCCCACTCCTGCTTCCCACaacag AAGAAGGTGATGTTGAACACGTTTCTGGACACGATGATGGCTGATCCTCCTCCTCAGTGTCTCGTCTGGTTGCCCCTCATGCATCGCCTCGCTAATGTAGAGAACG TCTTCCACCCGGTCAGCTGCTCGTTTTGCCGCAGTGAGAGCATGGTTGGTTTTCGGTACCGTTGCCAGCAGTGTTTTAACTACCAGCTGTGTCAGACGTGCTTCTGGCGTGGCCATGCCAGCGGAAACCATAGCAACCAGCACCAAATGAAGGAGCACTCATCCTGG aaatCTCCTGCTAAGAAGTTGGGCCGTGCCATTAGTAAATCATTTGGGTGTGTACCGAGCAGAGAACCTACTCACCCCATCTACCCTGAGGACCCAGAAAGAACACTCGACCTCTCAAAtattgt TCCACCCCGTCCTGTTCCAAACAACCTGATTGTCTCAGCCCCGCCCCCTTCTGTAAGCCCCACCTCCAACCAAAG ggtGCAGGGTGTATCTGCTGCTCAGCGTCTGAATGAAGAACACACATTAATTGCAGCTTATGTGAACAAACTGCAGTCGAGCCcacg TTCTCTGGACAGTCCCAGCCGAATGGACGAGGAACACAAGCTCATCGCTCGATACACAGCTCGGTTAGCGTTGGACCCGTGCAACAATGCT AGATCTCCACAGCTGGACTTCGACAGTAACAAGCATCAACGACGGCTCATCGCAGAGCTGGAGAACAAAAACAG ggAGATCTTACAGGAGATTCAGCGTCTGCGTTTGGAGCACGAGCAGGTGTCCCAGCCCAGTCCGGAGAAAGCTCAGCACAATCCTACGCTGCTGGCTGAACTGCGTCTGCTCAG gcagagGAAGGATGAGCTGGAACAGAGGATGTCTGCTCTGCAGGAGAGCAGGAGGGAGCTCATGGTGCAGTTAGAGGGACTGATGAAACTActgaag GAAGAGGAGCAGAAACAGGCT gcccaaGCAGCAGGCACTCCTCAGTCCTCTCCCAGCCACGCGGCCTGTCGTCCAATCCCCATGCCCGTTCGCTCCACAGgctccacacccacacacactggcCACACCCCCTCACATATGGTTCAGGACTCTCTGGCTGGAGTGGGCGGAGACGTGCGCGAGGCTTTTGCTCATG gAGCACGCAGAAACCTGCGTAATGATCTTCTTGTAGCAGCTGACTCCATTACCAACACCATGTCCTCCTTAGTTAAGGAGCTGCACactg AGGAGGATGGAGCAAGGGAAGACGAGAGACTGCGGAATGGGAAAGACCGAG
- the dtnba gene encoding dystrobrevin, beta a isoform X4, whose translation MIEDGGRRGRTMADKRQIFTEMKAQNFDSIRLSTYRTACKLRFVQKKCNLHLVDVWNMIEAYRDNGLNTLEHSTELSVSRLETIVSSIFYQLNKRLPTTYQINVQQSISLLLNFLLAAHDSEGQGSVTVFSIKVMLAILCGGKIVDKLRYIFSQISDSHGAMTLSKFDLFLVEVLKLPSAVFEGPSFGYTQHFAHSCFPQQKKVMLNTFLDTMMADPPPQCLVWLPLMHRLANVENVFHPVSCSFCRSESMVGFRYRCQQCFNYQLCQTCFWRGHASGNHSNQHQMKEHSSWKSPAKKLGRAISKSFGCVPSREPTHPIYPEDPERTLDLSNIVPPRPVPNNLIVSAPPPSVSPTSNQRVQGVSAAQRLNEEHTLIAAYVNKLQSSPRSLDSPSRMDEEHKLIARYTARLALDPCNNARSPQLDFDSNKHQRRLIAELENKNREILQEIQRLRLEHEQVSQPSPEKAQHNPTLLAELRLLRQRKDELEQRMSALQESRRELMVQLEGLMKLLKAQAAGTPQSSPSHAACRPIPMPVRSTGSTPTHTGHTPSHMVQDSLAGVGGDVREAFAHGARRNLRNDLLVAADSITNTMSSLVKELHTEEDGAREDERLRNGKDRGAAVGQVRAITQQTPPRETKRSVHTPLSS comes from the exons atGATTGAAGACGGAGGGAGGAGAGGAAGGACAATGGCCGACAAGAGGCAGATCTTCACAGAGATGA AAGCGCAGAATTTCGACTCCATCCGGCTCTCCACGTATCGCACAGCCTGCAAACTCCGCTTCGTCCAGAAGAAATGCAACC TGCACCTGGTGGACGTGTGGAACATGATCGAGGCGTATCGGGACAACGGCCTGAACACGTTGGAGCACAGCACCGAGCTGAGCGTGTCTCGGCTGGAGACTATCGTCTCGTCCATCTTCTACCAGCTCAACAAGCGTCTGCCCACCACCTACCAGATCAACGTCCAGCAGAGCATCAGCCTGCTGCTCAACTTCCTGCTGGCTGCGCATGACAG tGAGGGTCAGGGGAGCGTGACAGTGTTCTCCATTAAGGTCATGCTGGCGATACTGTGTGGAGGGAAGATCGTGGATAAACTGCGCT ATATTTTCTCTCAGATCTCCGACTCTCACGGAGCGATGACTCTCTCCAAGTTCGACCTCTTCCTGGTGGAGGTGCTTAAACTGCCGTCCGCTGTGTTCGAGGGTCCGTCCTTCGGTTACACACAACATTTCGCCCACTCCTGCTTCCCACaacag AAGAAGGTGATGTTGAACACGTTTCTGGACACGATGATGGCTGATCCTCCTCCTCAGTGTCTCGTCTGGTTGCCCCTCATGCATCGCCTCGCTAATGTAGAGAACG TCTTCCACCCGGTCAGCTGCTCGTTTTGCCGCAGTGAGAGCATGGTTGGTTTTCGGTACCGTTGCCAGCAGTGTTTTAACTACCAGCTGTGTCAGACGTGCTTCTGGCGTGGCCATGCCAGCGGAAACCATAGCAACCAGCACCAAATGAAGGAGCACTCATCCTGG aaatCTCCTGCTAAGAAGTTGGGCCGTGCCATTAGTAAATCATTTGGGTGTGTACCGAGCAGAGAACCTACTCACCCCATCTACCCTGAGGACCCAGAAAGAACACTCGACCTCTCAAAtattgt TCCACCCCGTCCTGTTCCAAACAACCTGATTGTCTCAGCCCCGCCCCCTTCTGTAAGCCCCACCTCCAACCAAAG ggtGCAGGGTGTATCTGCTGCTCAGCGTCTGAATGAAGAACACACATTAATTGCAGCTTATGTGAACAAACTGCAGTCGAGCCcacg TTCTCTGGACAGTCCCAGCCGAATGGACGAGGAACACAAGCTCATCGCTCGATACACAGCTCGGTTAGCGTTGGACCCGTGCAACAATGCT AGATCTCCACAGCTGGACTTCGACAGTAACAAGCATCAACGACGGCTCATCGCAGAGCTGGAGAACAAAAACAG ggAGATCTTACAGGAGATTCAGCGTCTGCGTTTGGAGCACGAGCAGGTGTCCCAGCCCAGTCCGGAGAAAGCTCAGCACAATCCTACGCTGCTGGCTGAACTGCGTCTGCTCAG gcagagGAAGGATGAGCTGGAACAGAGGATGTCTGCTCTGCAGGAGAGCAGGAGGGAGCTCATGGTGCAGTTAGAGGGACTGATGAAACTActgaag gcccaaGCAGCAGGCACTCCTCAGTCCTCTCCCAGCCACGCGGCCTGTCGTCCAATCCCCATGCCCGTTCGCTCCACAGgctccacacccacacacactggcCACACCCCCTCACATATGGTTCAGGACTCTCTGGCTGGAGTGGGCGGAGACGTGCGCGAGGCTTTTGCTCATG gAGCACGCAGAAACCTGCGTAATGATCTTCTTGTAGCAGCTGACTCCATTACCAACACCATGTCCTCCTTAGTTAAGGAGCTGCACactg AGGAGGATGGAGCAAGGGAAGACGAGAGACTGCGGAATGGGAAAGACCGAG
- the dtnba gene encoding dystrobrevin, beta a isoform X2 — protein MIEDGGRRGRTMADKRQIFTEMKAQNFDSIRLSTYRTACKLRFVQKKCNLHLVDVWNMIEAYRDNGLNTLEHSTELSVSRLETIVSSIFYQLNKRLPTTYQINVQQSISLLLNFLLAAHDSEGQGSVTVFSIKVMLAILCGGKIVDKLRYIFSQISDSHGAMTLSKFDLFLVEVLKLPSAVFEGPSFGYTQHFAHSCFPQQKVMLNTFLDTMMADPPPQCLVWLPLMHRLANVENVFHPVSCSFCRSESMVGFRYRCQQCFNYQLCQTCFWRGHASGNHSNQHQMKEHSSWKSPAKKLGRAISKSFGCVPSREPTHPIYPEDPERTLDLSNIVPPRPVPNNLIVSAPPPSVSPTSNQRVQGVSAAQRLNEEHTLIAAYVNKLQSSPRSLDSPSRMDEEHKLIARYTARLALDPCNNARSPQLDFDSNKHQRRLIAELENKNREILQEIQRLRLEHEQVSQPSPEKAQHNPTLLAELRLLRQRKDELEQRMSALQESRRELMVQLEGLMKLLKEEEQKQAAQAAGTPQSSPSHAACRPIPMPVRSTGSTPTHTGHTPSHMVQDSLAGVGGDVREAFAHGARRNLRNDLLVAADSITNTMSSLVKELHTEEDGAREDERLRNGKDRGAAVGQVRAITQQTPPRETKRSVHTPLSS, from the exons atGATTGAAGACGGAGGGAGGAGAGGAAGGACAATGGCCGACAAGAGGCAGATCTTCACAGAGATGA AAGCGCAGAATTTCGACTCCATCCGGCTCTCCACGTATCGCACAGCCTGCAAACTCCGCTTCGTCCAGAAGAAATGCAACC TGCACCTGGTGGACGTGTGGAACATGATCGAGGCGTATCGGGACAACGGCCTGAACACGTTGGAGCACAGCACCGAGCTGAGCGTGTCTCGGCTGGAGACTATCGTCTCGTCCATCTTCTACCAGCTCAACAAGCGTCTGCCCACCACCTACCAGATCAACGTCCAGCAGAGCATCAGCCTGCTGCTCAACTTCCTGCTGGCTGCGCATGACAG tGAGGGTCAGGGGAGCGTGACAGTGTTCTCCATTAAGGTCATGCTGGCGATACTGTGTGGAGGGAAGATCGTGGATAAACTGCGCT ATATTTTCTCTCAGATCTCCGACTCTCACGGAGCGATGACTCTCTCCAAGTTCGACCTCTTCCTGGTGGAGGTGCTTAAACTGCCGTCCGCTGTGTTCGAGGGTCCGTCCTTCGGTTACACACAACATTTCGCCCACTCCTGCTTCCCACaacag AAGGTGATGTTGAACACGTTTCTGGACACGATGATGGCTGATCCTCCTCCTCAGTGTCTCGTCTGGTTGCCCCTCATGCATCGCCTCGCTAATGTAGAGAACG TCTTCCACCCGGTCAGCTGCTCGTTTTGCCGCAGTGAGAGCATGGTTGGTTTTCGGTACCGTTGCCAGCAGTGTTTTAACTACCAGCTGTGTCAGACGTGCTTCTGGCGTGGCCATGCCAGCGGAAACCATAGCAACCAGCACCAAATGAAGGAGCACTCATCCTGG aaatCTCCTGCTAAGAAGTTGGGCCGTGCCATTAGTAAATCATTTGGGTGTGTACCGAGCAGAGAACCTACTCACCCCATCTACCCTGAGGACCCAGAAAGAACACTCGACCTCTCAAAtattgt TCCACCCCGTCCTGTTCCAAACAACCTGATTGTCTCAGCCCCGCCCCCTTCTGTAAGCCCCACCTCCAACCAAAG ggtGCAGGGTGTATCTGCTGCTCAGCGTCTGAATGAAGAACACACATTAATTGCAGCTTATGTGAACAAACTGCAGTCGAGCCcacg TTCTCTGGACAGTCCCAGCCGAATGGACGAGGAACACAAGCTCATCGCTCGATACACAGCTCGGTTAGCGTTGGACCCGTGCAACAATGCT AGATCTCCACAGCTGGACTTCGACAGTAACAAGCATCAACGACGGCTCATCGCAGAGCTGGAGAACAAAAACAG ggAGATCTTACAGGAGATTCAGCGTCTGCGTTTGGAGCACGAGCAGGTGTCCCAGCCCAGTCCGGAGAAAGCTCAGCACAATCCTACGCTGCTGGCTGAACTGCGTCTGCTCAG gcagagGAAGGATGAGCTGGAACAGAGGATGTCTGCTCTGCAGGAGAGCAGGAGGGAGCTCATGGTGCAGTTAGAGGGACTGATGAAACTActgaag GAAGAGGAGCAGAAACAGGCT gcccaaGCAGCAGGCACTCCTCAGTCCTCTCCCAGCCACGCGGCCTGTCGTCCAATCCCCATGCCCGTTCGCTCCACAGgctccacacccacacacactggcCACACCCCCTCACATATGGTTCAGGACTCTCTGGCTGGAGTGGGCGGAGACGTGCGCGAGGCTTTTGCTCATG gAGCACGCAGAAACCTGCGTAATGATCTTCTTGTAGCAGCTGACTCCATTACCAACACCATGTCCTCCTTAGTTAAGGAGCTGCACactg AGGAGGATGGAGCAAGGGAAGACGAGAGACTGCGGAATGGGAAAGACCGAG
- the dtnba gene encoding dystrobrevin, beta a isoform X1, translated as MIEDGGRRGRTMADKRQIFTEMKAQNFDSIRLSTYRTACKLRFVQKKCNLHLVDVWNMIEAYRDNGLNTLEHSTELSVSRLETIVSSIFYQLNKRLPTTYQINVQQSISLLLNFLLAAHDSEGQGSVTVFSIKVMLAILCGGKIVDKLRYIFSQISDSHGAMTLSKFDLFLVEVLKLPSAVFEGPSFGYTQHFAHSCFPQQKKVMLNTFLDTMMADPPPQCLVWLPLMHRLANVENVFHPVSCSFCRSESMVGFRYRCQQCFNYQLCQTCFWRGHASGNHSNQHQMKEHSSWKSPAKKLGRAISKSFGCVPSREPTHPIYPEDPERTLDLSNIVPPRPVPNNLIVSAPPPSVSPTSNQRVQGVSAAQRLNEEHTLIAAYVNKLQSSPRSLDSPSRMDEEHKLIARYTARLALDPCNNARSPQLDFDSNKHQRRLIAELENKNREILQEIQRLRLEHEQVSQPSPEKAQHNPTLLAELRLLRQRKDELEQRMSALQESRRELMVQLEGLMKLLKEEEQKQAAQAAGTPQSSPSHAACRPIPMPVRSTGSTPTHTGHTPSHMVQDSLAGVGGDVREAFAHGARRNLRNDLLVAADSITNTMSSLVKELHTEEDGAREDERLRNGKDRGAAVGQVRAITQQTPPRETKRSVHTPLSS; from the exons atGATTGAAGACGGAGGGAGGAGAGGAAGGACAATGGCCGACAAGAGGCAGATCTTCACAGAGATGA AAGCGCAGAATTTCGACTCCATCCGGCTCTCCACGTATCGCACAGCCTGCAAACTCCGCTTCGTCCAGAAGAAATGCAACC TGCACCTGGTGGACGTGTGGAACATGATCGAGGCGTATCGGGACAACGGCCTGAACACGTTGGAGCACAGCACCGAGCTGAGCGTGTCTCGGCTGGAGACTATCGTCTCGTCCATCTTCTACCAGCTCAACAAGCGTCTGCCCACCACCTACCAGATCAACGTCCAGCAGAGCATCAGCCTGCTGCTCAACTTCCTGCTGGCTGCGCATGACAG tGAGGGTCAGGGGAGCGTGACAGTGTTCTCCATTAAGGTCATGCTGGCGATACTGTGTGGAGGGAAGATCGTGGATAAACTGCGCT ATATTTTCTCTCAGATCTCCGACTCTCACGGAGCGATGACTCTCTCCAAGTTCGACCTCTTCCTGGTGGAGGTGCTTAAACTGCCGTCCGCTGTGTTCGAGGGTCCGTCCTTCGGTTACACACAACATTTCGCCCACTCCTGCTTCCCACaacag AAGAAGGTGATGTTGAACACGTTTCTGGACACGATGATGGCTGATCCTCCTCCTCAGTGTCTCGTCTGGTTGCCCCTCATGCATCGCCTCGCTAATGTAGAGAACG TCTTCCACCCGGTCAGCTGCTCGTTTTGCCGCAGTGAGAGCATGGTTGGTTTTCGGTACCGTTGCCAGCAGTGTTTTAACTACCAGCTGTGTCAGACGTGCTTCTGGCGTGGCCATGCCAGCGGAAACCATAGCAACCAGCACCAAATGAAGGAGCACTCATCCTGG aaatCTCCTGCTAAGAAGTTGGGCCGTGCCATTAGTAAATCATTTGGGTGTGTACCGAGCAGAGAACCTACTCACCCCATCTACCCTGAGGACCCAGAAAGAACACTCGACCTCTCAAAtattgt TCCACCCCGTCCTGTTCCAAACAACCTGATTGTCTCAGCCCCGCCCCCTTCTGTAAGCCCCACCTCCAACCAAAG ggtGCAGGGTGTATCTGCTGCTCAGCGTCTGAATGAAGAACACACATTAATTGCAGCTTATGTGAACAAACTGCAGTCGAGCCcacg TTCTCTGGACAGTCCCAGCCGAATGGACGAGGAACACAAGCTCATCGCTCGATACACAGCTCGGTTAGCGTTGGACCCGTGCAACAATGCT AGATCTCCACAGCTGGACTTCGACAGTAACAAGCATCAACGACGGCTCATCGCAGAGCTGGAGAACAAAAACAG ggAGATCTTACAGGAGATTCAGCGTCTGCGTTTGGAGCACGAGCAGGTGTCCCAGCCCAGTCCGGAGAAAGCTCAGCACAATCCTACGCTGCTGGCTGAACTGCGTCTGCTCAG gcagagGAAGGATGAGCTGGAACAGAGGATGTCTGCTCTGCAGGAGAGCAGGAGGGAGCTCATGGTGCAGTTAGAGGGACTGATGAAACTActgaag GAAGAGGAGCAGAAACAGGCT gcccaaGCAGCAGGCACTCCTCAGTCCTCTCCCAGCCACGCGGCCTGTCGTCCAATCCCCATGCCCGTTCGCTCCACAGgctccacacccacacacactggcCACACCCCCTCACATATGGTTCAGGACTCTCTGGCTGGAGTGGGCGGAGACGTGCGCGAGGCTTTTGCTCATG gAGCACGCAGAAACCTGCGTAATGATCTTCTTGTAGCAGCTGACTCCATTACCAACACCATGTCCTCCTTAGTTAAGGAGCTGCACactg AGGAGGATGGAGCAAGGGAAGACGAGAGACTGCGGAATGGGAAAGACCGAG
- the dtnba gene encoding dystrobrevin, beta a isoform X5 yields MHLVDVWNMIEAYRDNGLNTLEHSTELSVSRLETIVSSIFYQLNKRLPTTYQINVQQSISLLLNFLLAAHDSEGQGSVTVFSIKVMLAILCGGKIVDKLRYIFSQISDSHGAMTLSKFDLFLVEVLKLPSAVFEGPSFGYTQHFAHSCFPQQKKVMLNTFLDTMMADPPPQCLVWLPLMHRLANVENVFHPVSCSFCRSESMVGFRYRCQQCFNYQLCQTCFWRGHASGNHSNQHQMKEHSSWKSPAKKLGRAISKSFGCVPSREPTHPIYPEDPERTLDLSNIVPPRPVPNNLIVSAPPPSVSPTSNQRVQGVSAAQRLNEEHTLIAAYVNKLQSSPRSLDSPSRMDEEHKLIARYTARLALDPCNNARSPQLDFDSNKHQRRLIAELENKNREILQEIQRLRLEHEQVSQPSPEKAQHNPTLLAELRLLRQRKDELEQRMSALQESRRELMVQLEGLMKLLKAQAAGTPQSSPSHAACRPIPMPVRSTGSTPTHTGHTPSHMVQDSLAGVGGDVREAFAHGARRNLRNDLLVAADSITNTMSSLVKELHTEEDGAREDERLRNGKDRGAAVGQVRAITQQTPPRETKRSVHTPLSS; encoded by the exons A TGCACCTGGTGGACGTGTGGAACATGATCGAGGCGTATCGGGACAACGGCCTGAACACGTTGGAGCACAGCACCGAGCTGAGCGTGTCTCGGCTGGAGACTATCGTCTCGTCCATCTTCTACCAGCTCAACAAGCGTCTGCCCACCACCTACCAGATCAACGTCCAGCAGAGCATCAGCCTGCTGCTCAACTTCCTGCTGGCTGCGCATGACAG tGAGGGTCAGGGGAGCGTGACAGTGTTCTCCATTAAGGTCATGCTGGCGATACTGTGTGGAGGGAAGATCGTGGATAAACTGCGCT ATATTTTCTCTCAGATCTCCGACTCTCACGGAGCGATGACTCTCTCCAAGTTCGACCTCTTCCTGGTGGAGGTGCTTAAACTGCCGTCCGCTGTGTTCGAGGGTCCGTCCTTCGGTTACACACAACATTTCGCCCACTCCTGCTTCCCACaacag AAGAAGGTGATGTTGAACACGTTTCTGGACACGATGATGGCTGATCCTCCTCCTCAGTGTCTCGTCTGGTTGCCCCTCATGCATCGCCTCGCTAATGTAGAGAACG TCTTCCACCCGGTCAGCTGCTCGTTTTGCCGCAGTGAGAGCATGGTTGGTTTTCGGTACCGTTGCCAGCAGTGTTTTAACTACCAGCTGTGTCAGACGTGCTTCTGGCGTGGCCATGCCAGCGGAAACCATAGCAACCAGCACCAAATGAAGGAGCACTCATCCTGG aaatCTCCTGCTAAGAAGTTGGGCCGTGCCATTAGTAAATCATTTGGGTGTGTACCGAGCAGAGAACCTACTCACCCCATCTACCCTGAGGACCCAGAAAGAACACTCGACCTCTCAAAtattgt TCCACCCCGTCCTGTTCCAAACAACCTGATTGTCTCAGCCCCGCCCCCTTCTGTAAGCCCCACCTCCAACCAAAG ggtGCAGGGTGTATCTGCTGCTCAGCGTCTGAATGAAGAACACACATTAATTGCAGCTTATGTGAACAAACTGCAGTCGAGCCcacg TTCTCTGGACAGTCCCAGCCGAATGGACGAGGAACACAAGCTCATCGCTCGATACACAGCTCGGTTAGCGTTGGACCCGTGCAACAATGCT AGATCTCCACAGCTGGACTTCGACAGTAACAAGCATCAACGACGGCTCATCGCAGAGCTGGAGAACAAAAACAG ggAGATCTTACAGGAGATTCAGCGTCTGCGTTTGGAGCACGAGCAGGTGTCCCAGCCCAGTCCGGAGAAAGCTCAGCACAATCCTACGCTGCTGGCTGAACTGCGTCTGCTCAG gcagagGAAGGATGAGCTGGAACAGAGGATGTCTGCTCTGCAGGAGAGCAGGAGGGAGCTCATGGTGCAGTTAGAGGGACTGATGAAACTActgaag gcccaaGCAGCAGGCACTCCTCAGTCCTCTCCCAGCCACGCGGCCTGTCGTCCAATCCCCATGCCCGTTCGCTCCACAGgctccacacccacacacactggcCACACCCCCTCACATATGGTTCAGGACTCTCTGGCTGGAGTGGGCGGAGACGTGCGCGAGGCTTTTGCTCATG gAGCACGCAGAAACCTGCGTAATGATCTTCTTGTAGCAGCTGACTCCATTACCAACACCATGTCCTCCTTAGTTAAGGAGCTGCACactg AGGAGGATGGAGCAAGGGAAGACGAGAGACTGCGGAATGGGAAAGACCGAG